A DNA window from Streptomyces roseifaciens contains the following coding sequences:
- a CDS encoding MFS transporter encodes MTAGQRKVAFVVCMATMLLAVLDQNIVSAVTVPIVRDLDPAHGIDRVPWLISAFALASTAVLPLYGKLCDTHGARRVFLGAVAAFLAGSALCGAAQSMEQLIAFRAVQGIGGGGLMSVTMVVIAQLKAGEAAGGSAGGPGGRGKGGGAGVGGIVAGAGMALGPVLGGVLADHADWRWVFYVNLPIGIAVIAAAAVVLKLPHHGSRHRIDFFGAGLAAAFSTALLLVTEWGGKEYAWGSPTVLGLIAASVLLLGLFLRRQATAAEPVLPLSLFKIPVLRISFALQALTGMALMGSLVYVIVYLQLVRGIAATDASLFLLPMAAGISATGIVTAKLAARGWPQKTFVVTGTAVSAVAMGLLATLGTDTGLWVVGTALLLLGVGFGQLLGQLIQLTQEHAPVRQLGVATTAIRFFQALGGALGASLFGTVLARVYEAKGPGGSAGRIASLGGEAHAQAIRAFTSSVDTVFLCAAGAMTVALLLAVRLRVR; translated from the coding sequence ATGACGGCAGGGCAGCGGAAGGTCGCCTTCGTCGTCTGCATGGCGACGATGCTCCTGGCCGTGCTCGACCAGAACATCGTTTCGGCCGTCACCGTCCCGATCGTGCGCGACCTCGACCCCGCACACGGCATCGACCGCGTCCCGTGGCTGATCAGCGCCTTCGCCCTCGCCTCGACCGCCGTCCTGCCCCTCTACGGCAAGCTGTGCGACACCCACGGCGCACGCCGGGTGTTCCTGGGCGCCGTCGCCGCCTTCCTCGCGGGCTCGGCGCTGTGCGGGGCCGCGCAGTCCATGGAGCAGCTCATCGCCTTCCGCGCCGTCCAAGGCATCGGCGGCGGAGGGCTGATGAGCGTCACCATGGTCGTGATCGCCCAGCTCAAGGCGGGCGAGGCCGCGGGTGGGAGCGCCGGCGGTCCCGGCGGCCGCGGCAAGGGGGGCGGCGCCGGTGTGGGCGGCATCGTGGCGGGCGCGGGCATGGCGCTCGGGCCCGTGCTGGGCGGCGTCCTCGCCGATCACGCCGACTGGCGCTGGGTGTTCTACGTGAACCTGCCCATCGGCATCGCCGTGATCGCCGCCGCGGCCGTCGTCCTCAAGCTGCCCCACCACGGCTCGCGCCACCGGATCGACTTCTTCGGCGCCGGCCTCGCGGCGGCCTTCTCCACGGCCCTGCTGCTCGTCACCGAGTGGGGCGGCAAGGAGTACGCGTGGGGCTCCCCCACCGTCCTGGGGCTGATCGCGGCGAGCGTGCTGCTGCTCGGCCTGTTCCTCCGGCGGCAGGCAACGGCGGCCGAGCCCGTGCTGCCCCTGTCGCTGTTCAAGATCCCTGTGCTGCGCATCTCGTTCGCGCTGCAGGCGCTCACCGGAATGGCCCTGATGGGCTCACTCGTCTACGTGATCGTCTACCTGCAGCTCGTGCGCGGCATCGCTGCCACGGACGCGAGCCTGTTCCTGCTCCCCATGGCCGCAGGAATCTCCGCCACGGGCATCGTCACCGCAAAGCTGGCGGCCCGCGGCTGGCCGCAGAAGACGTTCGTGGTCACCGGAACAGCCGTCTCGGCCGTGGCGATGGGGCTGCTCGCGACGCTGGGAACCGATACCGGCCTGTGGGTCGTCGGCACGGCGCTGCTGCTCCTCGGCGTGGGGTTCGGTCAGCTGCTCGGCCAGCTGATCCAGCTCACGCAGGAACACGCACCGGTCCGCCAACTGGGCGTGGCCACCACGGCGATCCGCTTCTTCCAGGCCCTGGGCGGCGCGCTGGGCGCCTCCCTGTTCGGCACGGTGCTGGCCCGGGTGTACGAGGCGAAGGGCCCCGGCGGCTCGGCGGGCCGCATAGCCTCGCTCGGCGGCGAGGCCCACGCCCAGGCGATACGGGCCTTCACCTCATCCGTCGACACGGTGTTCCTGTGTGCGGCCGGAGCGATGACGGTGGCCCTGCTGCTGGCGGTGCGCCTGCGGGTCCGGTGA
- a CDS encoding TetR/AcrR family transcriptional regulator — MTEGLSLRERKKIQTRRTLWKTAAKLFLERGYDQVSVAEVALAAEVSKMTVFNYMSSKEDLVLGPMQEHIGDAARAVRDRHPGESTVAAFRRDFMAALHAHDASVGMSDDPYVLQVRRLIQETPALLVRAHEYVRRAQTLLAEELAAAEDGPDAELAPVVAAQLMSVRYAVHEYNHRRLFAGESADEVLPGAVALAERAFALVEHGLGDFGSLPAGAGEASAGTARTGKTGAE; from the coding sequence ATGACCGAAGGGCTGAGCCTGCGCGAGCGCAAGAAGATCCAGACCCGGCGCACGCTTTGGAAGACCGCCGCCAAGCTGTTCCTGGAGCGCGGTTACGACCAGGTGTCGGTCGCCGAGGTCGCTCTGGCCGCCGAAGTCTCGAAGATGACGGTCTTCAACTACATGTCCTCCAAGGAGGATCTGGTCCTCGGCCCCATGCAGGAGCACATCGGGGACGCCGCCCGCGCCGTGCGCGACCGGCACCCCGGCGAGTCCACCGTCGCCGCCTTCCGCAGGGACTTCATGGCCGCGCTCCACGCCCACGACGCCTCCGTCGGCATGAGCGACGACCCCTACGTGCTCCAGGTGCGCCGGCTGATCCAGGAGACCCCGGCCCTTCTCGTGCGCGCCCACGAGTACGTCCGCCGCGCCCAGACGCTGCTGGCCGAGGAGCTGGCCGCCGCCGAGGACGGGCCCGATGCCGAGCTCGCTCCCGTGGTCGCGGCCCAGCTGATGAGCGTCCGCTACGCCGTCCATGAGTACAACCACCGGCGCCTGTTCGCGGGCGAGTCGGCGGACGAGGTCCTTCCCGGCGCCGTCGCCCTGGCGGAGCGGGCATTCGCCCTGGTCGAGCACGGGCTCGGAGACTTCGGGTCGCTCCCGGCCGGTGCCGGAGAGGCCTCCGCCGGCACGGCGCGGACCGGGAAGACCGGCGCCGAATAG
- a CDS encoding maleylpyruvate isomerase family mycothiol-dependent enzyme encodes MPPAQRKPRPRSYDPAKVRAAVTAQLAHVREAAAGLDEAQLALPTRLGECTVRELIAHIALGVGLVARLIEESAPPAREITAVEWVITPAGAEAGAGGADTALIPLLDGVADRFAALAAATPPDRLLAAPSGAIRLDDFLVTRCVELAVHTDDLAAALGTEIRYDRQALANATRLLADALAAKAPGGSVEVRIPPFAVVQCVAGPRHTRGTPPNVVETDPLTWLRLATGRTDWATALDAAAISASGERADISAQLPLVE; translated from the coding sequence ATGCCTCCCGCCCAGCGCAAGCCCCGCCCCCGCAGCTACGACCCCGCCAAGGTGCGCGCCGCCGTCACGGCCCAGCTCGCCCACGTACGGGAAGCGGCCGCGGGCCTGGACGAGGCGCAACTGGCCCTGCCGACGCGGCTGGGGGAGTGCACGGTCCGCGAGCTGATCGCCCACATCGCCCTGGGCGTGGGCCTCGTGGCCCGGCTGATCGAGGAATCCGCCCCGCCCGCGCGGGAGATCACCGCCGTGGAGTGGGTGATCACGCCCGCGGGCGCCGAGGCCGGCGCCGGTGGCGCGGACACCGCCCTGATCCCCCTCCTGGACGGCGTGGCGGACCGTTTCGCCGCCCTGGCCGCCGCCACCCCGCCGGACCGCCTCCTGGCCGCCCCCTCCGGCGCGATCCGGCTGGACGACTTCCTGGTCACCCGCTGCGTGGAGCTGGCCGTCCACACGGACGATCTCGCCGCGGCTCTCGGCACCGAGATCCGTTACGACCGCCAGGCTTTGGCCAATGCCACCCGCCTGCTCGCCGACGCCCTCGCGGCCAAGGCCCCCGGCGGCTCCGTGGAGGTCCGCATCCCGCCCTTCGCGGTCGTCCAGTGCGTGGCGGGGCCCCGGCACACCCGCGGCACCCCGCCCAACGTCGTCGAGACCGATCCGCTCACCTGGCTGCGCCTGGCCACCGGCCGTACGGACTGGGCGACCGCCCTGGACGCCGCGGCGATCAGCGCGAGCGGCGAACGCGCGGACATCTCCGCGCAACTCCCTTTGGTGGAATGA
- the purF gene encoding amidophosphoribosyltransferase: MPRGDGRLSHDLLPGEKGPQDACGVFGVWAPGEEVAKLTYFGLYALQHRGQESAGIAVSNGSQILVFKDMGLVSQVFDETSLGSLQGHIAVGHARYSTTGASVWENAQPTFRATAHGSIALGHNGNLVNTAELAEMVAALPRENGRATQVAATNDTDLVTALLAGQTDAEGKPLTIEEAAAKVLPDVKGAFCLVFMNEHTLYAARDPQGIRPLVLGRLERGWVVASETAALDICGATFVREIEPGELIAIDEHGVRTSRFAEARPKGCVFEYVYLARPDTDIAGRNVYLSRVEMGRRLAAEAPVDADLVIPTPESGTPAAVGYAEASGIPYGTGLVKNSYVGRTFIQPSQTIRQLGIRLKLNPLKEVIKGKRLVVVDDSIVRGNTQRALVRMLREAGAAEVHVRISSPPVKWPCFFGIDFATRAELIANGMSVEEIGRSLGADSLAYISLDGMIEATTIAKPNLCRACFDGEYPMALPDPELLGKQLLETELAGGTDAADALRRP, from the coding sequence GTGCCTCGTGGTGACGGACGACTCAGCCACGACCTGCTCCCCGGTGAGAAGGGCCCCCAGGACGCATGTGGCGTCTTCGGTGTCTGGGCTCCGGGTGAAGAGGTCGCCAAACTCACCTATTTCGGGCTGTATGCGCTGCAGCACCGTGGACAGGAGTCCGCGGGCATCGCAGTGAGCAACGGCTCCCAGATCCTCGTCTTCAAGGACATGGGACTGGTTTCCCAGGTCTTCGACGAAACCTCCCTCGGCTCTCTCCAGGGCCACATCGCGGTCGGTCACGCCCGCTACTCCACCACCGGAGCCTCGGTGTGGGAGAACGCCCAGCCGACCTTCCGGGCGACCGCCCACGGCTCGATCGCCCTGGGTCACAACGGCAACCTGGTCAACACCGCCGAGCTGGCCGAGATGGTCGCGGCCCTCCCCCGGGAGAACGGCCGTGCCACCCAGGTCGCCGCGACCAACGACACCGACCTGGTCACGGCCCTCCTCGCGGGCCAGACCGACGCCGAGGGCAAGCCGCTGACCATCGAGGAGGCGGCCGCCAAGGTCCTTCCCGACGTCAAGGGCGCCTTCTGTCTCGTCTTCATGAACGAGCACACGCTCTACGCCGCCCGTGATCCGCAGGGCATCCGCCCGCTGGTCCTCGGCCGCCTGGAGCGCGGCTGGGTGGTGGCCTCCGAGACGGCCGCACTGGACATCTGCGGTGCCACGTTCGTCCGCGAGATCGAGCCCGGCGAGCTCATCGCCATCGACGAGCACGGCGTGCGCACCAGCCGCTTCGCCGAGGCCCGCCCCAAGGGCTGCGTCTTCGAGTACGTGTACCTGGCCCGCCCGGACACCGATATCGCGGGCCGGAACGTCTACCTTTCCCGTGTGGAAATGGGCCGCCGGCTCGCCGCCGAGGCCCCGGTCGACGCCGACCTGGTGATACCGACCCCGGAATCCGGCACCCCTGCCGCCGTCGGATACGCGGAAGCCAGCGGCATTCCGTACGGCACCGGCCTGGTCAAGAATTCCTACGTCGGCCGGACCTTCATCCAGCCGAGCCAGACCATCCGCCAGCTCGGCATCCGGCTCAAGCTCAATCCGCTCAAGGAAGTCATCAAGGGCAAGCGCCTGGTCGTCGTCGACGATTCCATCGTCCGCGGCAATACCCAGCGCGCACTCGTCCGGATGCTCCGCGAGGCGGGCGCCGCCGAGGTGCACGTGCGGATTTCCTCCCCGCCGGTGAAGTGGCCGTGTTTCTTCGGCATCGATTTCGCCACCCGCGCCGAGCTGATAGCCAATGGCATGAGCGTCGAGGAGATCGGCCGGTCGCTGGGCGCGGACTCCCTCGCGTACATCTCCCTCGACGGCATGATCGAGGCGACCACCATCGCCAAGCCGAACCTCTGCCGCGCCTGCTTCGACGGCGAGTACCCCATGGCGCTCCCCGACCCCGAGCTGCTCGGCAAGCAGCTCCTGGAGACCGAGCTGGCCGGTGGCACGGATGCCGCCGATGCGCTCCGTCGTCCGTAA
- the purM gene encoding phosphoribosylformylglycinamidine cyclo-ligase, protein MSETTGASYAAAGVDIEAGDHAVELMKKWVKKATRPEVVGGLGGFAGLFDASALKRYERPLLASATDGVGTKVDIARRMGVYDTIGHDLVGMVVDDLVVCGAEPLFMTDYICVGKVYPERVAAIVKGIAEGCVLAGCALVGGETAEHPGLLGPDEFDVAGAGTGVVEADRVLGADRIRTGDVVIAMASSGLHSNGYSLVRHVLFDRAGWELDREVPEFGRTLGEELLEPTRIYSLDCLALTRTAEVHAFSHITGGGLANNLARVVPDHLHATVDRATWTPGAVFDTVGRLGGVERLELEKTLNMGVGMMAVVPQESVDVALSVLADRGVDAWVAGAITERGDHAEAVALTGDYAS, encoded by the coding sequence ATGTCTGAGACCACCGGTGCCAGCTACGCAGCCGCGGGCGTCGACATCGAAGCGGGCGATCACGCCGTCGAGCTGATGAAGAAGTGGGTCAAGAAGGCCACCCGCCCGGAGGTCGTCGGCGGCCTCGGCGGTTTCGCCGGGCTCTTCGACGCCAGCGCGCTCAAGCGGTACGAGCGGCCCCTCCTGGCCTCCGCGACCGACGGCGTCGGCACGAAGGTCGACATCGCCCGCCGCATGGGCGTCTACGACACCATCGGCCACGACCTGGTCGGCATGGTCGTGGACGACCTGGTCGTCTGCGGCGCCGAGCCGCTGTTCATGACCGACTACATCTGCGTCGGCAAGGTCTACCCCGAGCGGGTCGCCGCCATCGTCAAGGGCATCGCCGAGGGCTGTGTGCTCGCGGGCTGCGCGCTGGTCGGCGGCGAGACCGCCGAGCACCCCGGGCTGCTCGGGCCGGACGAGTTCGACGTGGCCGGTGCGGGCACCGGTGTGGTCGAGGCCGACCGGGTGCTGGGCGCCGATCGCATCCGTACGGGTGACGTCGTCATCGCGATGGCCTCGTCCGGACTTCACTCGAACGGGTACTCACTGGTCCGCCATGTGCTCTTCGACCGGGCCGGCTGGGAGCTGGACCGTGAGGTTCCGGAGTTCGGCCGGACCCTCGGCGAGGAGCTGCTGGAGCCCACCAGGATCTACTCGCTGGACTGCCTGGCGCTCACCCGCACGGCCGAGGTGCACGCCTTCTCGCACATCACCGGCGGCGGTCTCGCCAACAACCTGGCCCGGGTCGTCCCGGACCACCTCCACGCCACCGTCGACAGGGCGACCTGGACGCCGGGCGCGGTGTTCGACACGGTGGGCCGGCTCGGCGGGGTCGAGCGGCTGGAGCTGGAGAAGACGCTGAACATGGGCGTCGGCATGATGGCGGTCGTGCCGCAGGAGTCCGTGGACGTGGCCCTCTCGGTCCTCGCCGACCGGGGCGTCGACGCCTGGGTCGCGGGTGCGATCACCGAGCGCGGCGATCACGCCGAGGCCGTGGCTCTGACCGGTGACTACGCGAGCTGA
- a CDS encoding DUF3073 domain-containing protein, whose protein sequence is MGRGRAKAKQTKVARQLKYNSGGTDLSRLANELGASPTKQPPNSEPLEKDDELDDDPYAQYASRYNDDEDEDEQAPSDSPYRRRA, encoded by the coding sequence ATGGGGCGCGGCCGGGCCAAGGCCAAGCAGACAAAGGTCGCCCGCCAGCTGAAGTACAACAGCGGCGGGACCGACCTCTCACGTCTGGCCAATGAGCTGGGCGCATCGCCGACGAAGCAGCCGCCGAACAGCGAGCCGCTCGAAAAGGACGATGAGCTGGATGACGACCCGTACGCTCAGTACGCGAGTCGTTACAACGACGATGAGGACGAGGACGAGCAGGCTCCGTCCGACTCTCCTTACCGTCGCCGCGCTTGA
- a CDS encoding Leu/Phe/Val dehydrogenase yields MTDVRPTDEADGVLHTLFRSDQGGHEQVVLCQDRESGLKAVIAIHSTALGNALGGTRFYPYASEEAAVLDALNLSRGMSYKNALAGLDHGGGKAVIIGDPNQIKTEQLLLAYGRFVASLGGRYVTACDVGTYVQDMDVVARECRWTTGRSPENGGAGDSSVLTAFGVFQGMRAAARTQWGEPTLRGRRVGVAGVGKVGHHLVEHLVEDGAEVVITDVRTEAVERIVARHPQVTAVTDAGVLVRTPLDVYAPCALGGALDDDTVAALTASVVCGAANNQLAHPGVEKDLADRGILYAPDYVVNAGGVIQVADELHGFDFDRAKAKANQIFDTTLAIFDRAKADGIPPAAAADRLAEQRMAEARAAAGA; encoded by the coding sequence GTGACTGACGTACGTCCCACCGATGAAGCTGACGGCGTGCTGCACACATTGTTCCGGTCGGATCAGGGCGGCCACGAGCAGGTCGTCCTCTGCCAGGACCGCGAGAGCGGCCTCAAGGCCGTGATCGCCATCCACTCCACCGCCCTGGGCAACGCCCTCGGCGGCACCCGGTTCTACCCGTACGCCTCCGAGGAGGCCGCGGTGCTGGACGCCCTCAACCTCTCCCGCGGCATGTCCTACAAGAACGCGCTGGCGGGCCTGGATCACGGCGGCGGAAAGGCCGTGATCATCGGCGATCCCAACCAGATCAAGACCGAACAGCTCCTGCTTGCCTACGGTCGCTTCGTGGCCTCCCTCGGCGGCCGCTACGTCACCGCCTGCGACGTCGGCACCTACGTCCAGGACATGGACGTGGTCGCCCGCGAGTGCCGCTGGACCACCGGCCGCTCCCCCGAGAACGGCGGCGCCGGCGACTCCTCGGTGCTCACCGCCTTCGGCGTCTTCCAGGGCATGCGCGCCGCCGCACGGACCCAGTGGGGCGAGCCGACGCTGCGCGGCCGCCGGGTCGGCGTCGCGGGTGTCGGGAAGGTCGGTCACCACCTGGTGGAGCATCTGGTCGAGGACGGCGCGGAGGTCGTGATCACCGACGTCCGGACGGAGGCCGTCGAGCGCATCGTGGCCCGCCACCCGCAGGTCACCGCGGTGACGGACGCCGGCGTCCTGGTCCGCACCCCGCTCGACGTCTACGCCCCCTGCGCCCTCGGCGGCGCCCTGGACGACGACACGGTGGCGGCCCTGACCGCGAGCGTGGTCTGCGGCGCGGCCAACAACCAGCTCGCCCACCCCGGCGTCGAGAAGGACCTCGCGGACCGCGGCATCCTCTATGCGCCCGACTATGTGGTGAACGCCGGCGGAGTGATTCAGGTCGCGGACGAACTGCACGGGTTTGATTTCGACCGCGCAAAGGCCAAGGCGAACCAGATTTTCGACACGACTCTGGCCATATTCGATCGGGCCAAGGCCGACGGCATTCCGCCCGCCGCCGCTGCCGACCGGCTGGCCGAGCAGCGCATGGCGGAGGCCCGGGCAGCCGCCGGAGCGTAG
- the bldC gene encoding developmental transcriptional regulator BldC → MTARTPDAEPLLTPAEVATMFRVDPKTVTRWAKAGKLTSIRTLGGHRRYREAEVRALLAGIPQQRSEA, encoded by the coding sequence ATGACCGCTCGCACCCCTGATGCCGAGCCGCTGCTGACCCCGGCTGAGGTTGCCACGATGTTCCGCGTGGACCCGAAGACGGTCACCCGTTGGGCCAAGGCTGGCAAGCTCACGTCCATCCGCACGCTCGGAGGACACCGCCGTTACCGCGAAGCGGAGGTCCGCGCCCTGCTGGCGGGCATTCCGCAGCAGCGCAGCGAGGCCTGA
- a CDS encoding DUF6274 family protein, producing the protein MTTTTTRTQAKRTESIRHETRALLRAHLSAASGASGYRHLTRHCAVCHRLLRLAQEAAAGPVPEPRGAGEAGAASG; encoded by the coding sequence ATGACGACAACCACCACCCGGACCCAGGCCAAGCGGACCGAGAGCATCAGGCACGAGACGAGGGCGCTGCTGCGCGCCCATCTGTCCGCCGCCTCGGGCGCCTCGGGGTATCGCCATCTGACCCGTCACTGCGCCGTGTGCCACCGGCTGCTGCGGCTCGCCCAGGAGGCCGCGGCGGGGCCTGTGCCCGAGCCCAGGGGCGCCGGGGAGGCCGGGGCGGCTTCCGGGTGA